The sequence below is a genomic window from Bacteroidia bacterium.
AAAAACTGTTTATGGTTTTCAACCTTAGTCTCTAAAAGTTCGAATCTAAAAGAAATTTACAAGGTATTGGAAGAAATGAATGCACTTCAAGTAAAAACAATCCCGATGGAAAC
It includes:
- a CDS encoding RlmF-related methyltransferase codes for the protein KNCLWFSTLVSKSSNLKEIYKVLEEMNALQVKTIPMETGNKSTRIVAWTFLSKEEQKKWKETRWK